Proteins co-encoded in one Clostridia bacterium genomic window:
- a CDS encoding galactose mutarotase, with protein sequence MKKTLLGISGKKEVFLYTLDNKKGLKAEIINYGGIIKRLEYKDIDVVLGFDNFNDYLDNYGYFGAMIGRNSNRIEDSRFTIDSTEYKLNANDKNNNLHGGILSFDKKIWDVKILNSNEPAITLFSISPDNEEGFPGTVKVNVTYTLTSYNSLKISYHAISYKDTVINLTNHSYFNLNGHNSGDVYSHKLWLNSLFYTPNSKECLPYGEILSVKDTPFDFTKEKELNLSIKSQDKQISMFGGLDHNFALFGRGYRKCAALTGDITGIKMNMYTDRPAVQVYTANHIKTDRVYKDKSRYKVHGGICLETQAFPNNLKFSHFPYSVIKKGEVYETKTEYKFI encoded by the coding sequence GTGAAAAAAACGCTGTTGGGTATTTCAGGAAAAAAAGAAGTTTTTTTATATACGCTTGATAATAAAAAGGGGCTTAAGGCTGAGATTATAAATTATGGCGGAATAATCAAAAGACTTGAATATAAAGACATAGATGTTGTTCTTGGCTTTGATAATTTTAATGATTATTTGGATAACTACGGATATTTCGGAGCAATGATAGGCAGAAATTCCAATAGAATTGAAGATTCAAGGTTTACTATTGACAGTACAGAGTATAAATTAAATGCTAATGACAAAAATAACAATCTTCATGGGGGCATTTTATCTTTTGATAAAAAGATATGGGATGTAAAAATTCTAAATTCAAATGAACCTGCAATTACTCTTTTTAGTATAAGCCCTGATAATGAAGAGGGGTTTCCAGGAACGGTTAAGGTTAATGTAACGTATACTCTTACAAGTTATAATTCGCTAAAAATATCCTATCATGCGATAAGCTATAAAGATACTGTTATAAATCTTACCAACCACAGTTATTTTAATTTAAACGGACATAACAGCGGAGATGTTTATTCTCATAAATTATGGCTTAACAGTTTATTTTATACTCCTAACTCTAAGGAGTGTCTTCCTTATGGCGAAATTTTATCGGTTAAAGATACACCTTTTGATTTTACTAAGGAAAAAGAACTAAATTTGAGTATTAAAAGTCAGGATAAGCAGATATCGATGTTTGGAGGACTTGACCATAATTTTGCTCTCTTTGGGAGAGGTTATAGAAAATGTGCTGCGCTTACGGGGGATATTACAGGTATTAAAATGAATATGTATACTGACCGTCCTGCAGTACAGGTTTATACGGCAAATCATATAAAAACAGATAGAGTTTATAAGGATAAGTCAAGGTATAAGGTGCACGGTGGTATTTGCTTGGAAACTCAGGCTTTTCCAAACAATTTAAAATTTTCTCACTTTCCATATTCTGTTATAAAAAAAGGGGAAGTGTATGAAACCAAAACAGAATATAAATTTATATAA
- a CDS encoding C40 family peptidase, whose translation MNFKKLVCSVLLLMSVGVSAYAASGSVNADVLNVRTGPGTNYGISTTVVYGTVVNITENINSEWSKIEYNGLTGYVASRYLNVRNDNPVDRSSVERPDASYEQKGYTTATSLNFRSGPSQDSSVICQIPQYVQFSVYENTNGWVKVLYNGQYGYISDKYLTIGEVPQYVSSVSNQIVEFAKQFLGKPYVYGANGPNSFDCSGYTKYIFSQFGISLPRTSYTQVNAGYYVPRENLQAGDLVFFKDGGVVSHVGIYVADGIMIHASSGAGNVTYTPITSGYHNTHYYTARRVL comes from the coding sequence ATGAATTTTAAAAAATTAGTTTGTTCTGTTTTATTATTGATGTCAGTTGGCGTATCTGCGTATGCAGCAAGTGGCTCTGTTAATGCCGATGTGCTTAACGTTCGTACCGGTCCTGGTACAAATTACGGTATTTCAACAACAGTGGTTTATGGAACAGTTGTTAATATTACAGAAAATATAAACAGTGAATGGTCAAAAATTGAATATAACGGTCTTACAGGTTATGTTGCATCAAGATATCTTAATGTTAGAAATGATAACCCTGTGGACAGAAGCAGTGTTGAGCGTCCCGATGCATCATATGAACAAAAAGGGTACACAACTGCTACTTCTCTAAATTTCAGAAGCGGTCCGTCTCAGGATTCTTCAGTTATCTGTCAGATTCCTCAGTATGTTCAGTTTAGTGTATATGAAAATACTAACGGATGGGTAAAAGTTTTATATAACGGTCAGTATGGTTACATATCAGATAAATATCTTACCATTGGGGAAGTTCCTCAGTATGTAAGCAGTGTATCAAATCAGATTGTTGAATTTGCTAAACAGTTTTTAGGAAAACCTTATGTATACGGAGCAAACGGTCCTAATTCTTTTGACTGTTCAGGATATACAAAATATATATTCTCTCAGTTTGGGATTTCACTTCCTCGTACTTCTTACACACAGGTTAATGCAGGGTATTATGTTCCTCGTGAAAATCTTCAGGCAGGAGACCTTGTGTTCTTTAAAGACGGTGGGGTTGTAAGCCATGTTGGTATATATGTTGCAGACGGAATAATGATTCACGCATCAAGTGGTGCTGGTAATGTTACATATACACCGATTACATCAGGATATCACAATACTCATTATTATACAGCGCGTAGAGTTTTATAA
- a CDS encoding ComEC/Rec2 family competence protein, which produces MFGILSVLFGIIFAGIFNDLISFCLAIIILIYLLIKYKEKLNFKKVLVFVILFIIGFFYYIVYDFYTLNSVKDINDKDVALNITVLSEPEYDTSVITFNGYVKEYNKKARVTLYDTPYISYYDTIRIKGDIYSLEENYKSRYSQGLYYNVISYDKNSEIISGKGFLKSIYDFKNKVIYILDNTLSFNGAMFLKGVLVGDDDLRTDEFNDSLNKLSLSHIVSVSGMHFSIISMVLIYVMRRLKINRKLSSAIIVIISFFIAVFIGFTPSVIRVLIMTVILSFADLTNREKIMDIYLLMLTALIMLLFNVYYIHNVAFVLSFTSLAGILLFSQKINDKIKFIPRFFKDNISVSVSATVLTIPFILYYFRGLPLMSVLANLLIVPLITVVMIYGIILILISLISIKLGYFIGVPLDIILSVCVNLINFMGTIPFGYFKTLSISVYYISIYYTALFFILIKPSGVLKYVISSVLILYILVNLFYPLERAVLPYGYMYVFQGENSGKSIMLYKDKSIFINGSSTEGQYNYNLIENECNSHFDIYVAFNGECIKYIKNKDFTIDKIYVPAQFLTNPYFTDIMDKKAREIIPVNDTISVQIYDFNLTLKPKDEYNISKVSLVANSKEYITVMEDIDEYKYGAKYIVNYYMIEKYLTDKSILNNFSYDVERIKI; this is translated from the coding sequence ATGTTTGGCATTTTGTCAGTTTTATTTGGTATAATTTTTGCTGGAATATTTAACGATTTAATTTCTTTTTGTCTGGCAATTATTATTTTAATTTATCTTTTAATTAAATATAAAGAGAAACTTAATTTTAAAAAAGTTCTCGTTTTTGTGATTCTTTTTATTATAGGCTTCTTTTATTATATAGTTTATGATTTTTATACTCTAAACAGTGTAAAAGATATAAATGATAAAGATGTAGCACTTAATATTACAGTTTTATCAGAGCCTGAATATGATACTTCAGTTATTACATTTAATGGTTATGTTAAAGAATATAATAAAAAAGCAAGGGTTACCCTGTATGATACGCCCTATATTTCATACTATGACACTATAAGAATCAAAGGGGATATATATTCATTAGAAGAAAACTATAAGTCAAGATATTCTCAAGGGTTATATTATAATGTTATATCCTATGATAAAAACTCTGAGATTATTAGTGGAAAAGGCTTTTTAAAATCTATTTATGATTTTAAGAATAAGGTTATATACATTTTAGATAACACTCTTTCTTTTAACGGTGCAATGTTTTTAAAAGGCGTACTTGTTGGGGATGATGATTTAAGAACGGATGAGTTTAACGATTCGCTTAATAAACTTTCTTTGTCTCATATAGTAAGCGTGTCTGGTATGCATTTTAGTATTATTTCAATGGTGCTTATCTATGTAATGAGAAGACTTAAGATTAACAGGAAATTGTCCTCTGCAATTATTGTTATAATATCATTCTTTATTGCTGTTTTTATAGGGTTTACACCGTCTGTAATAAGAGTTCTTATTATGACTGTTATCCTTTCTTTTGCAGATTTAACCAACAGAGAGAAAATAATGGATATTTATCTTCTTATGTTAACAGCCCTTATAATGCTTTTATTTAATGTTTATTATATACATAATGTTGCATTTGTACTTTCCTTTACATCTTTGGCGGGTATTTTACTGTTTAGCCAAAAAATAAATGACAAAATAAAATTTATTCCTCGCTTTTTTAAAGATAATATTTCAGTTTCAGTTTCGGCAACTGTTTTAACCATTCCCTTTATCTTATATTATTTCAGAGGCTTACCCTTAATGTCAGTTTTAGCAAACCTTTTAATAGTGCCTTTAATCACTGTTGTTATGATATACGGTATAATACTTATTCTTATATCTTTAATAAGTATTAAACTTGGATATTTTATAGGTGTACCCCTTGATATAATTTTAAGTGTATGTGTAAATTTAATTAACTTTATGGGTACTATTCCTTTTGGTTATTTTAAAACTTTATCCATTAGCGTCTATTATATAAGTATATATTATACAGCACTTTTCTTTATACTTATAAAACCGTCAGGGGTTTTAAAATATGTTATATCATCTGTTCTTATTTTATATATTCTGGTTAATTTATTCTATCCTTTGGAAAGAGCAGTACTTCCTTATGGGTATATGTATGTTTTCCAGGGGGAAAACAGTGGTAAATCTATAATGCTGTATAAGGATAAATCTATTTTTATAAACGGTTCTTCAACGGAGGGTCAGTATAATTATAATCTGATAGAAAATGAGTGTAACTCTCATTTTGATATTTATGTGGCGTTTAACGGAGAGTGTATAAAATATATTAAAAATAAAGACTTTACCATAGATAAAATATACGTTCCTGCACAGTTTTTAACTAACCCGTATTTTACAGATATAATGGATAAAAAGGCAAGAGAAATAATCCCTGTAAACGATACAATAAGTGTACAAATTTATGATTTTAACTTGACACTTAAACCTAAAGATGAGTATAATATTTCTAAGGTATCTTTAGTTGCAAACTCTAAAGAATATATAACTGTTATGGAAGATATTGACGAGTATAAATATGGCGCTAAATACATTGTAAATTACTATATGATTGAAAAATATTTAACTGATAAATCTATTTTAAATAACTTTTCTTATGATGTTGAAAGGATAAAAATATGA
- a CDS encoding DUF3048 domain-containing protein, with product MKKFITALILVLSLCLISGCAPKDVNEQGNKPGAENNSDQPVVNIIDEKDAEIEEFFSKYVDTDSRPVAVMIDNDDKSARPQAGLDEAYLVYEMVVEGGSTRFMALYNNTNIEKIGPVRSSRHYFLDFVMENDAIYTHFGWSPQATTDISSFGINNINGVLGSDGHIFWREEKYKGDWHSAYTNMEKILKIAEDKNYNLTTKHKNSIKYADKYFDLDSSKNATKIILNYSYNYKTGYEYNEGKKVYSKIVDNKIYKMQNSNPVEFKNIIIELIHDTALGDGTARRNINTVGTGKGYYITNGQVEEITWSKSSRRANTVYKKNDGSELVINPGKTIINLISPSYELVIE from the coding sequence ATGAAAAAATTTATTACTGCGTTAATTTTGGTGTTATCATTATGCTTAATTTCAGGATGTGCACCAAAAGATGTAAATGAACAGGGAAATAAGCCTGGTGCTGAAAATAATTCGGACCAGCCTGTTGTTAATATCATTGATGAAAAAGATGCCGAAATAGAAGAATTTTTCAGTAAATATGTTGACACTGACAGCCGTCCTGTTGCAGTTATGATAGATAATGATGATAAGAGTGCGCGTCCTCAGGCAGGGCTTGACGAAGCATATTTAGTATATGAGATGGTTGTTGAAGGCGGTTCAACAAGATTTATGGCATTATATAACAACACAAATATAGAAAAAATAGGGCCTGTTCGTTCTTCCAGACATTATTTCTTAGATTTTGTTATGGAAAATGATGCAATATATACCCACTTTGGATGGAGCCCTCAGGCTACTACTGATATATCAAGTTTCGGCATAAATAACATCAACGGTGTTTTAGGAAGCGACGGGCATATTTTCTGGCGTGAAGAAAAGTATAAAGGCGACTGGCACAGTGCTTATACCAATATGGAAAAAATCTTGAAAATTGCTGAAGATAAAAATTACAATCTTACAACAAAGCATAAAAACTCTATAAAATATGCCGATAAATATTTTGATTTAGATTCTTCAAAAAATGCTACAAAAATTATATTGAATTATTCATATAATTACAAAACAGGATATGAATATAATGAAGGAAAAAAGGTGTATTCAAAAATAGTAGACAACAAGATTTATAAAATGCAGAATTCAAACCCTGTTGAATTTAAAAATATTATTATTGAACTTATACACGATACAGCATTAGGAGACGGTACTGCAAGAAGAAATATAAATACTGTGGGAACAGGCAAAGGATATTACATAACAAACGGACAGGTAGAGGAAATAACCTGGTCAAAATCTTCAAGAAGAGCAAACACTGTATATAAAAAGAATGACGGAAGTGAACTTGTAATCAATCCGGGAAAAACAATTATAAATCTTATAAGTCCGTCGTATGAATTAGTTATAGAATAA
- a CDS encoding transporter substrate-binding domain-containing protein: MKKVIALVLSLVLIVAITGCNNQAQNGLNDYSKSVDNAFIVAEAGSAGEELATKDEFFKNATFTAVDSMATALMDVKSGSADIAIVDYVTSIGSIGEGTDFADLKVVEGKDFNPEEYGIAFRKGSDIVPAVNKAILELANEGTMDKIASTYKLADLIIKDGKAYDDAVVAGDLDYIKQKGELIIGITLFAPMNYNDENGKLIGFETEFATAVCEKLGVTPKFVEINWNSKEIELNSKNIDCIWNGMTITPERQENMSISVPYMQNKQVMVSK; this comes from the coding sequence ATGAAAAAAGTTATTGCGTTAGTATTAAGTTTAGTGCTTATCGTTGCTATTACAGGTTGTAACAATCAGGCACAAAACGGTTTAAATGATTATTCAAAATCAGTTGATAATGCTTTTATTGTTGCTGAAGCAGGTTCTGCAGGGGAAGAATTGGCAACAAAAGATGAATTCTTTAAAAACGCAACATTTACAGCAGTTGATTCTATGGCAACAGCGCTTATGGATGTTAAATCCGGCTCTGCAGATATAGCGATAGTTGACTATGTTACATCTATCGGCTCTATCGGAGAAGGCACAGATTTTGCTGACCTTAAAGTTGTAGAAGGTAAAGACTTTAATCCTGAAGAATACGGTATTGCATTCAGAAAAGGCAGTGATATCGTTCCTGCAGTTAACAAAGCGATTTTAGAACTTGCAAATGAAGGAACAATGGATAAAATTGCATCTACTTATAAACTTGCTGATTTAATTATTAAAGATGGCAAAGCATATGACGATGCAGTTGTTGCAGGTGATTTAGATTATATTAAACAAAAAGGCGAACTTATTATCGGTATCACACTATTTGCTCCAATGAACTATAATGATGAAAACGGTAAATTAATCGGTTTTGAAACCGAATTTGCAACAGCAGTTTGCGAAAAATTAGGCGTTACTCCTAAATTTGTTGAAATCAACTGGAATTCAAAAGAAATTGAACTTAACTCTAAAAATATTGACTGTATCTGGAATGGTATGACAATTACACCTGAAAGACAGGAAAATATGAGTATTTCAGTTCCTTATATGCAGAATAAACAAGTTATGGTTAGTAAATAA
- a CDS encoding L-lactate dehydrogenase, with amino-acid sequence MNKITIIGSGSVGATIAYTLTVSGISSEIVLIDIAQEKAHGEALDIKQGLPFLNPCTVNAGGYEDAKDSDIVIITSGVARKPGQTRLDLAKTNINILRNIMPQITKSAPNAIYLIVSNPVDILTYVFCKESGIPENRIIGSGTILDTSRLRSRLSEYFSISQKNVHAYVFGEHGDSSFIPWSLANVSNVPIANCDKSFGLRNEELPEFSTEAVEDYVRKTAAVVIESKGATFYAVSASVCYICKCILSGIDTTMTVSTMMHGEYGIDDVCLSTLSIIGSTGIRGMVNPPLTDEEIAKLKNSADKLKSIIKDAEINK; translated from the coding sequence ATGAACAAAATTACTATCATCGGAAGCGGAAGTGTTGGGGCAACAATAGCATATACACTTACAGTTTCAGGAATCTCATCTGAAATCGTGCTTATAGACATTGCGCAGGAAAAAGCACACGGTGAAGCGCTTGATATAAAACAAGGTCTTCCCTTCTTAAATCCTTGCACTGTAAACGCAGGAGGTTATGAAGATGCAAAAGATTCTGACATTGTAATTATAACATCAGGTGTAGCAAGAAAACCCGGTCAGACAAGACTTGACCTTGCTAAGACAAATATAAATATATTAAGAAACATTATGCCTCAGATTACAAAGAGCGCTCCGAATGCAATATATCTTATCGTAAGTAACCCTGTTGATATTTTAACATATGTATTCTGCAAAGAATCAGGAATACCTGAAAACAGAATTATAGGTTCAGGAACAATTCTTGACACATCAAGACTTCGTTCCCGTCTTTCTGAATATTTTTCAATCAGCCAGAAAAATGTTCACGCATATGTATTCGGCGAACATGGAGATTCATCTTTTATACCATGGTCTTTAGCGAATGTATCAAACGTTCCTATTGCTAACTGCGATAAATCATTCGGCTTAAGAAACGAAGAACTTCCTGAGTTTTCCACCGAAGCAGTTGAAGACTATGTAAGAAAAACTGCAGCAGTTGTTATAGAAAGCAAGGGTGCAACATTCTACGCAGTATCAGCATCCGTTTGTTATATATGCAAATGTATCTTAAGCGGAATTGATACAACAATGACTGTATCAACAATGATGCACGGTGAATACGGAATTGACGATGTATGTTTAAGCACACTTTCTATTATAGGAAGCACAGGTATAAGAGGAATGGTTAACCCTCCTCTTACAGATGAAGAAATTGCTAAACTTAAAAACAGCGCTGATAAATTAAAATCAATAATCAAAGATGCTGAAATAAATAAGTAA
- a CDS encoding cysteine hydrolase, protein MRKVLIVVDMQNDFIDGALGTKEAELIVDNCVEKINNFKGDIIVTYDTHFENYLDTQEGRNLPFAHCIKGTRGWELNSKIQNALNGKNYDVIEKTTFGSKDLPQFLKDNFNTDNIEVEFIGICTDICVVSNALLLKAFYPELKISAYKSCMAGVTPEKHEAAIEVLKSCQINIL, encoded by the coding sequence ATGAGGAAAGTTCTTATTGTTGTTGATATGCAAAATGATTTTATTGACGGTGCGCTGGGAACAAAGGAAGCAGAACTTATTGTGGATAACTGCGTTGAAAAAATAAATAATTTTAAAGGGGATATTATAGTTACTTATGATACCCATTTTGAAAATTATCTTGATACCCAGGAGGGTAGAAATCTTCCTTTTGCACACTGTATAAAAGGCACAAGAGGCTGGGAATTAAACTCAAAAATTCAAAATGCCCTAAACGGTAAAAATTATGATGTAATTGAAAAGACAACCTTTGGCTCAAAAGACCTTCCTCAATTTTTAAAAGATAATTTTAATACTGATAATATTGAGGTTGAATTTATCGGTATATGCACTGATATATGCGTTGTTTCCAATGCACTTTTGTTAAAAGCATTCTATCCTGAATTAAAAATTTCGGCTTATAAATCTTGTATGGCAGGGGTTACACCGGAGAAGCATGAAGCGGCAATAGAAGTTTTAAAATCGTGCCAGATAAATATTTTATAG
- the ligA gene encoding NAD-dependent DNA ligase LigA codes for MDFFESRIRELEKTIEYHNNLYYNNDAPEISDMEYDKLLRELEDLEKQFPEYKSSNSPTMHVGGEASLKFGPVKHIVPMESLQDVFSKEELIEFDARVKSYLNEDYEYVVELKIDGLSVSLEYENGKFVTGSTRGDGLTGENVTENLRTIKDVPENINNSSSLEVRGEVYMSTNVFNKLNELQEIYGEKLFANPRNAAAGSLRQLDSKITKERNLSMFVFNIQRTSLPSFKTHYETLKYMEECGFKVVPHYRVFNNIEDVYTRILEISELRGELPFEIDGVVIKLNSLIQREKMGSTAKTPRWAVAYKFPAEEKETKLLDIIVQVGRTGVLTPNAILEPVRLAGTTVRKATLHNIDNIIDKDIRIGDIVVVRKAGDIIPEVVSSSKEKREEDLPIYKMPEFCPACGEKTLRLSDEAATRCINSSCPAQLLRTIIHFASRDAMDIEGMGPSVVSSLIDNHLISSFADLYYLKSEDISPLDRMGEKSALNIISAINKSMNNDLSKLIFALGIRFVGSKTAKSLSKYFKNMDNFISADYETLISIDDIGEKVSKSIIDFFSDDKNLELIEKLKVAGVNMESTDVIKDDRFIGKTFVLTGTLPTLKRDEATKIIESFGGKTSSSVSKKTDFVLAGEEAGSKLEKAKMLGIDIIDEDAFLDMIK; via the coding sequence ATGGATTTTTTTGAGTCCAGAATAAGAGAATTGGAAAAAACAATAGAATATCATAATAACTTATATTATAATAACGACGCTCCAGAAATAAGCGATATGGAGTATGATAAACTTCTTCGCGAATTAGAAGATTTAGAAAAACAGTTTCCTGAATATAAATCGAGTAATTCTCCTACTATGCATGTTGGGGGAGAAGCATCATTAAAATTTGGTCCTGTTAAGCATATCGTTCCAATGGAAAGTTTGCAGGATGTTTTTTCAAAAGAAGAACTGATAGAATTTGACGCGCGTGTTAAATCATATCTTAACGAAGATTATGAATATGTGGTGGAACTTAAAATTGACGGTCTTTCCGTATCGTTAGAATATGAAAACGGAAAGTTTGTAACAGGCTCAACAAGGGGCGACGGTTTAACAGGAGAAAATGTTACCGAAAACTTAAGAACAATAAAGGATGTTCCCGAGAATATAAATAATTCCTCCTCTTTGGAAGTAAGAGGGGAAGTTTATATGAGTACAAATGTATTTAATAAACTTAACGAACTTCAGGAAATATACGGAGAAAAACTTTTTGCCAATCCGAGAAATGCTGCTGCAGGTTCTTTAAGGCAACTTGATTCTAAGATTACAAAGGAAAGAAACCTCTCGATGTTTGTTTTTAACATCCAGAGAACTTCTTTGCCTTCTTTTAAAACACATTATGAAACATTAAAGTATATGGAAGAATGCGGATTTAAGGTTGTTCCGCATTATAGGGTTTTTAATAATATTGAAGATGTTTATACAAGAATACTTGAAATAAGCGAATTAAGAGGGGAATTGCCTTTTGAAATTGACGGAGTAGTTATTAAACTAAATTCCCTTATTCAAAGAGAAAAAATGGGAAGCACAGCAAAAACTCCCCGCTGGGCAGTTGCTTATAAATTCCCTGCAGAAGAAAAAGAAACAAAACTTTTGGATATTATAGTTCAGGTGGGAAGAACAGGAGTATTAACCCCTAATGCAATATTAGAGCCTGTTAGACTTGCAGGAACAACAGTAAGAAAAGCAACACTTCATAATATTGATAATATTATTGATAAGGACATAAGAATAGGTGATATTGTTGTTGTAAGAAAAGCAGGGGATATTATTCCTGAAGTTGTTTCATCAAGTAAAGAAAAAAGAGAAGAGGATTTACCTATATATAAAATGCCCGAATTTTGTCCTGCCTGTGGCGAAAAAACATTAAGGCTTTCAGATGAAGCGGCAACAAGGTGTATAAATTCTTCATGCCCTGCTCAACTTTTAAGAACAATTATTCATTTTGCATCCCGTGATGCTATGGATATTGAAGGTATGGGTCCGTCTGTTGTTTCTTCGCTTATAGATAATCATCTTATATCCTCTTTTGCTGATTTGTATTATTTAAAGAGTGAAGACATATCGCCTCTTGACAGGATGGGAGAAAAATCTGCATTAAATATCATATCTGCTATAAATAAATCAATGAATAACGACTTATCTAAACTTATTTTTGCACTCGGTATAAGATTTGTAGGCTCAAAAACTGCAAAGTCATTGTCAAAGTATTTTAAAAATATGGATAACTTTATTAGTGCCGATTACGAAACCCTTATATCCATTGACGATATCGGCGAAAAGGTTTCAAAAAGTATTATTGATTTCTTTAGTGATGATAAAAATTTGGAACTTATAGAAAAACTTAAGGTTGCAGGAGTAAATATGGAGTCAACCGATGTGATAAAAGATGACAGGTTTATTGGTAAAACTTTTGTTTTAACAGGAACGCTTCCAACTTTAAAAAGAGATGAAGCAACAAAGATTATAGAAAGTTTCGGCGGTAAAACTTCTTCCTCCGTTTCTAAAAAAACAGACTTTGTTTTAGCAGGGGAAGAGGCAGGAAGCAAACTTGAAAAGGCAAAAATGTTGGGTATAGATATTATAGACGAAGATGCTTTCTTAGATATGATTAAATAA
- the holA gene encoding DNA polymerase III subunit delta, with product MNSKELSKRLSDGKIDNLYLFYGEEDYIKDTYIEKIKSIVLENDIMGMNFTQFDDMPDKNELIEAVESAPVMCEKKIVFLNGLNIVSTSSKKEVKDTVCEIIEDIPEYTVIIIREKETDTKKISKPMLTLIKKYGVDILCDKLDLKDMMTFINRQFANNKKRIRKEDLEYLISICEPSINSLLREVEVISAYLNEEEEVTRNVIDLLVKKSIEDRVFSLSDAIINKDKKNAYEILSDLELLKNQHPPGKIFSIICDHFMNLYVVILNNNDRVSQDVTLSMLELNGRSFLINKYLRQKGKIEIKKLREIIKLLSDLDFKVKNGMTDPYYAIEQIIAIV from the coding sequence ATGAACTCAAAAGAACTATCTAAAAGACTTTCTGATGGTAAAATAGATAATCTCTATCTTTTTTATGGAGAAGAAGATTATATTAAAGACACATATATCGAAAAGATAAAATCTATTGTTCTTGAAAATGATATTATGGGTATGAATTTTACTCAGTTTGACGATATGCCGGATAAAAACGAACTTATAGAAGCAGTTGAATCAGCCCCTGTTATGTGTGAGAAAAAGATAGTGTTTTTAAATGGTTTAAATATTGTGTCAACATCTTCTAAAAAGGAAGTTAAAGATACTGTATGTGAAATTATTGAGGATATTCCGGAATATACAGTTATAATCATTAGAGAAAAGGAAACTGATACTAAGAAAATATCAAAACCGATGTTAACTCTTATTAAAAAATACGGTGTTGATATTTTATGCGATAAACTTGATTTAAAAGATATGATGACTTTTATTAACCGTCAGTTTGCAAATAATAAAAAAAGAATAAGAAAGGAAGACCTTGAATATCTTATTTCTATATGCGAACCGTCTATTAACAGTCTTTTAAGAGAGGTTGAGGTTATATCAGCATATCTTAATGAAGAGGAAGAAGTAACGCGTAATGTTATTGATTTACTCGTTAAAAAATCAATAGAAGACCGTGTGTTTTCCTTGTCTGATGCCATAATAAATAAAGATAAAAAGAATGCATATGAAATTTTATCAGATCTTGAACTTTTAAAGAATCAGCATCCTCCGGGAAAAATATTTTCTATAATATGTGACCATTTTATGAATTTATATGTTGTTATTTTAAATAATAATGACAGAGTTTCGCAGGATGTTACACTTTCTATGTTAGAACTTAACGGTAGAAGTTTTCTTATAAATAAATATTTAAGACAAAAGGGCAAAATAGAAATTAAGAAATTAAGAGAAATTATAAAACTTCTTAGTGATTTAGATTTCAAAGTAAAAAACGGAATGACAGACCCTTATTATGCAATTGAACAAATAATAGCAATAGTTTAA